The Bombus huntii isolate Logan2020A chromosome 11, iyBomHunt1.1, whole genome shotgun sequence genome includes a window with the following:
- the LOC126871373 gene encoding protein spaetzle 5 isoform X2 encodes MFQTVSLVNAHGEPCLEYGCPGRPQYEPFVPAPPGHTPNCAKPGQTFCESLDHYPRQLIKFLVDKCSFDFSSVLKDESKEDFGDYRSVPDYSEGYDYQAHGEGQFHSLPFLPPPQYPVRGQPPLIYGTPTNDTQQNGYRYTTPAQGNPFLREEQAPAKFHPTEQRVTPDRSFYAQPQTLNFGQGQAWWSNRYARSSKIAPRTSYENPLLKYSKLSKTRNKRQSNLDAIPLCPTETQYITPRAALNNQGNWMYVVNLQENDRKYSQVVKSEKCTMDVCNGICSVPAGYTSRCQQQYVQKRLVALEGSGNQLYTDVFWFPHGCACEIIANY; translated from the exons GGGGCACACACCAAATTGCGCAAAGCCAGGACAAACGTTCTGTGAAAGTCTCGATCATTATCCTCG acagttaattaaatttcttgtGGACAAATGCAGCTTCGACTTCAGTTCTGTATTAAAGGACGAGTCCAAAGAGGACTTCGGTGATTACAG GTCGGTGCCGGATTACTCCGAGGGATATGATTATCAGGCGCACGGGGAGGGTCAGTTTCACTCGTTACCATTCTTGCCGCCGCCTCAGTATCCCGTTCGAGGGCAGCCGCCGCTCATTTACGGGACCCCGACGAACGACACTCAGCAGAATGG CTACAGGTACACGACACCGGCCCAAGGGAATCCGTTTTTACGCGAGGAACAGGCGCCCGCCAAGTTTCATCCTACAGAGCAAAGAGTCACGCCGGATCGTTCTTTTTACGCTCAGCCACAGACTTTGAACTTTGGACAGGGTCAAGCGTGGTGGTCAAACAG aTACGCTAGAAGCAGTAAAATTGCACCACGTACGTCCTACGAAAATCCGTTATTGAAATACAGCAAATTGAGTAAGACGCGTAACAAGAGGCAGTCGAATCTCGATGCAATTCCACTTTGCCCAACGGAGACACAATATATCACTCCGAGAGCGGCTCTGAACAACCAAGGGAACTGGATGTACGTGGTGAATCTTCAAGAGAACGACCGGAAATATTCGCAGGTAGTGAAGAGTGAGAAATGCAC GATGGATGTTTGCAACGGTATCTGTTCCGTTCCTGCGGGATACACCAGTAGATGTCAGCAACAGTATGTCCAAAAGCGATTGGTGGCATTGGAAGGAAGCGGAAACCAGTTGTACACCGACGTTTTCTGGTTCCCCCATGGCTGCGCCTGTGAAATTATAGCAAACTATTGA